Proteins from a genomic interval of Schistocerca serialis cubense isolate TAMUIC-IGC-003099 chromosome 11, iqSchSeri2.2, whole genome shotgun sequence:
- the LOC126426930 gene encoding prostaglandin E synthase 3 isoform X1, whose protein sequence is MVQDSSPVPPPVMWAQRPGVVFLTVCLEDCKDPVINIDTDKVYFKGVGGTERKLHEVTIPLYKEVDPDKSVTSVKARNIELVLKKKESSQGYWPHLCSDKQKRHWLKVDFNKWKDEDDSDDETGQPEDLEEMMRQMGGLGGGGDSKPVFDDLDAESDSDDEELPDLE, encoded by the exons ATGGTTCAAGATAGCTC ACCTGTGCCGCCTCCAGTTATGTGGGCACAACGCCCCGGAGTCGTCTTCCTAACTGTGTGCCTGGAGGACTGCAAAGATCCTGTGATCAATATCGACACTGACAAGGTGTACTTCAAGGGTGTTGGTGGTACCGAAAGAAAGCTGCACGAG GTTACAATTCCGTTGTATAAAGAAGTGGACCCCGACAAGTCTGTAACATCTGTAAAAGCACGCAATATTGAGCTTGTACTGAAGAAGAAAGAATCGTCCCAGGGGTATTGGCCTCATCTCTGTTCTGACAAGCAAAAGCGGCACTGGTTGAAGGTGGACTTCAACAAGTGGAAGGATGAGGACGACAGTGACGACGAGACGGGACAGCCGGAGGACCTGGAAGAG ATGATGCGACAGATGGGAGGCCTGGGCGGTGGTGGTGATTCGAAGCCCGTCTTTGACGACCTCGACGCTGAGTCGGACTCGGACGACGAAGAGCTTCCAGACCTGGAATAA
- the LOC126426930 gene encoding prostaglandin E synthase 3 isoform X2 yields the protein MSGDEAPVPPPVMWAQRPGVVFLTVCLEDCKDPVINIDTDKVYFKGVGGTERKLHEVTIPLYKEVDPDKSVTSVKARNIELVLKKKESSQGYWPHLCSDKQKRHWLKVDFNKWKDEDDSDDETGQPEDLEEMMRQMGGLGGGGDSKPVFDDLDAESDSDDEELPDLE from the exons ATGTCTGGAGACGAAGC ACCTGTGCCGCCTCCAGTTATGTGGGCACAACGCCCCGGAGTCGTCTTCCTAACTGTGTGCCTGGAGGACTGCAAAGATCCTGTGATCAATATCGACACTGACAAGGTGTACTTCAAGGGTGTTGGTGGTACCGAAAGAAAGCTGCACGAG GTTACAATTCCGTTGTATAAAGAAGTGGACCCCGACAAGTCTGTAACATCTGTAAAAGCACGCAATATTGAGCTTGTACTGAAGAAGAAAGAATCGTCCCAGGGGTATTGGCCTCATCTCTGTTCTGACAAGCAAAAGCGGCACTGGTTGAAGGTGGACTTCAACAAGTGGAAGGATGAGGACGACAGTGACGACGAGACGGGACAGCCGGAGGACCTGGAAGAG ATGATGCGACAGATGGGAGGCCTGGGCGGTGGTGGTGATTCGAAGCCCGTCTTTGACGACCTCGACGCTGAGTCGGACTCGGACGACGAAGAGCTTCCAGACCTGGAATAA